The proteins below are encoded in one region of Candidatus Flexicrinis proximus:
- a CDS encoding GTP-binding protein translates to MLTSVPITILSGFLGAGKTTLLNNILSADHGLRIAVLVNDFGSINIDGQLIVGVEGETVTLSNGCICCTIRDDLLRAVLNLLEREDRPEYIIIEASGVSDPMSVAMTFRLPELAPYVRLDSVIAVVDADQLLDLSDQNLMLAYDQISVADIVVLNKVDLVTPDYLSQVEDEILRIVPNTRIIRATYARVPPELLLGVGQFEVEKLHQRARRDIHVHAADEDHDHHHHDEYDDDDEHEHPDHSLVYSTWNFTAGKPFALERLKDALDALPLSVYRAKGVIWLNEYAHEMAVFHLVGKRASLYLAGPWGDQIPRSQLVLIGAHGTLNPNYLDLHFEAALVDTPSGARHSFEQMNWTRGDDPTGPE, encoded by the coding sequence ATGCTGACCTCGGTACCCATCACCATCCTGAGCGGATTTCTGGGCGCGGGCAAGACCACCCTGCTCAACAACATCCTCTCCGCCGATCACGGCCTGCGGATCGCCGTCCTTGTCAACGACTTCGGCTCAATCAATATCGACGGCCAGTTGATTGTCGGTGTCGAGGGCGAGACCGTCACCCTCTCCAATGGCTGCATCTGCTGCACGATCCGCGACGATCTTCTCCGTGCGGTCCTCAACCTCCTGGAACGCGAGGATCGTCCAGAGTACATCATCATTGAAGCCAGCGGCGTCAGCGACCCGATGTCCGTTGCCATGACTTTTCGTCTGCCCGAGCTTGCGCCCTACGTCCGGCTCGACAGCGTGATCGCCGTCGTCGATGCCGATCAGCTTCTCGACCTCAGCGACCAGAACCTGATGTTGGCCTACGACCAGATTTCCGTCGCGGACATCGTCGTCCTCAACAAGGTCGATCTGGTCACGCCGGATTACCTGTCCCAGGTTGAAGACGAAATCCTGCGCATCGTCCCCAATACCCGCATCATTCGTGCCACTTATGCCCGTGTGCCGCCTGAGCTCCTGCTCGGTGTGGGGCAGTTCGAAGTCGAAAAGCTCCACCAGCGCGCCCGGCGCGACATCCATGTTCACGCCGCTGACGAAGATCACGACCATCACCATCACGATGAGTATGACGACGACGACGAGCATGAACATCCCGACCACAGCCTCGTCTATAGCACCTGGAATTTCACCGCAGGCAAGCCTTTCGCTCTTGAGCGCTTGAAGGACGCCCTCGATGCGCTGCCGCTCAGCGTTTACCGCGCTAAGGGCGTGATCTGGCTCAACGAGTACGCGCATGAAATGGCGGTGTTCCACCTGGTCGGCAAACGCGCCAGCCTCTACCTCGCCGGCCCCTGGGGTGATCAGATCCCGCGCAGCCAGCTCGTGCTGATCGGCGCGCACGGCACGCTCAATCCGAATTACCTCGATCTGCACTTCGAGGCTGCGCTTGTCGATACGCCCTCAGGCGCGCGTCACAGCTTCGAGCAGATGAACTGGACTCGGGGCGACGATCCGACAGGACCCGAATAG
- a CDS encoding beta-glucosidase, giving the protein MTFPNDFAWGVATSSYQIEGSVGEGRGECIWHRFSHTPGKTLNGEHGDVACDHLHLYRDDVALMRDLGIKHYRFSTSWPRVLPNGTGAVNPRGMDFYDSLVDTLLEADITPYLTLYHWDLPQALQDKGGWENPDSVRWFTDYARLMVERLGDRVPYWITHNEPWCASFLSNELGIHAPGKRDLSAALKVAHHLLRSHGMATRAIRDQKPTVKVGIAINMNGITPVSSDPRDVLAASYHDGYANRWFLDPLFHGRYPADMVELFGAALDGIELGAVEVAAVPLDFMGLNYYQREYFGWDDASPIKVRNVRGQQVKRTAMGWEVHPQSLTDILVRLKRDYAIPAIYITENGAAYDDPEPVNGLVDDPERVDYYAGHIRAVEEAIAQGVPVRGYFAWSFMDNFEWAEGYSKRFGIVHVDFETQVRTPKSSALYYRDTIAVQHRQRR; this is encoded by the coding sequence ATGACGTTTCCAAACGATTTCGCGTGGGGTGTCGCCACGTCCAGCTATCAGATTGAGGGATCCGTCGGTGAGGGGCGCGGCGAGTGCATCTGGCACCGCTTCAGCCACACACCCGGTAAGACGCTCAACGGCGAACATGGCGACGTGGCGTGCGACCATCTGCACCTATACCGCGACGACGTGGCACTAATGCGCGACCTCGGCATCAAGCACTACCGGTTTTCGACATCATGGCCGCGCGTACTGCCGAACGGCACCGGCGCGGTGAATCCACGCGGGATGGATTTCTACGATTCGCTGGTGGATACGCTGCTGGAAGCCGACATCACGCCGTACCTGACGCTGTATCACTGGGATCTGCCGCAAGCGCTTCAGGATAAGGGCGGCTGGGAAAACCCGGACTCGGTGCGCTGGTTCACGGACTACGCGCGGCTGATGGTGGAACGACTGGGAGACCGCGTACCGTACTGGATCACCCACAACGAGCCGTGGTGCGCGTCATTTCTGAGTAACGAGCTAGGCATCCATGCGCCAGGAAAGCGCGACCTGTCGGCGGCGCTCAAGGTTGCACATCACCTGCTGCGTTCGCACGGGATGGCAACACGGGCGATCCGGGATCAGAAGCCGACGGTCAAGGTGGGCATCGCGATCAATATGAACGGCATTACGCCGGTCAGCAGCGATCCGCGCGATGTGCTGGCCGCGAGCTACCACGACGGGTACGCGAACCGCTGGTTCCTCGATCCGCTGTTCCATGGGCGCTATCCTGCCGACATGGTGGAGCTGTTTGGCGCTGCGCTGGATGGCATTGAGCTGGGTGCTGTGGAAGTAGCGGCCGTACCGCTCGATTTCATGGGGTTGAACTACTACCAGCGCGAGTACTTCGGCTGGGACGACGCAAGCCCGATCAAAGTCCGAAATGTGCGCGGGCAGCAAGTCAAGCGCACGGCGATGGGATGGGAAGTCCACCCACAGTCGCTGACCGATATCCTGGTCCGGCTAAAGCGCGACTATGCTATCCCGGCGATCTACATCACCGAAAACGGCGCGGCATACGACGATCCCGAGCCGGTAAACGGACTGGTAGACGATCCAGAGCGGGTCGACTATTACGCGGGTCACATCCGCGCCGTCGAAGAGGCGATCGCACAGGGCGTGCCCGTCCGTGGCTACTTCGCGTGGAGTTTCATGGACAACTTCGAATGGGCGGAGGGCTACTCGAAACGGTTTGGTATCGTTCACGTCGATTTCGAGACACAGGTGCGTACTCCCAAGAGCAGCGCGCTATATTATCGCGATACGATCGCCGTACAACACCGCCAGCGGCGATAA
- a CDS encoding extracellular solute-binding protein, translated as MNHRKFSIVLLSVFVLLLLGALPVAAQEPTRVVWFVGLGAGGQPQQIDAQNQVVADFNASQSDIVLEIQIVDNNVAADTLATLIASDQAPDIVGPVGFDGSNAFAGNYADLTPYIEASGYDLGQFDPAAVANYYVEGEGQIGLPFATFPSFVYYRPALFDEAGLAYPPTEYGQPYVAADGTEMPWDTAAVRELGMQLSVDANGADASMEEFDPEQQVQWGFVDQWNEPRGESSIFGGNGVVNADGDAELSSAWYDGFNWFYNGIWTDHFIPNAAQDGSDTLAAGNAFSSGNVAMARSHLWYTCCLGEAGEWEIAPMFSYNGVVTAKLHGDTFRMMKQSKNPEAAFTVLSYLLGDAAPSLLQVYGGMPARASDTEAFFATLAERYPFVENWHIVAESIAFAENPNHESYMPNYLKAKDRIGAFQTLYRGTPDLDIVAELDLLQADLQAIFDEVE; from the coding sequence ATGAATCACCGCAAGTTCAGTATCGTCTTACTAAGCGTATTTGTTTTGCTGCTACTGGGAGCGCTCCCGGTTGCAGCCCAGGAGCCGACTCGTGTTGTGTGGTTCGTTGGCCTGGGTGCCGGCGGCCAGCCTCAGCAGATCGACGCTCAGAATCAGGTCGTCGCCGATTTCAACGCCAGCCAGTCGGACATCGTTCTGGAAATCCAGATCGTCGACAACAACGTTGCGGCAGACACGCTTGCCACGCTGATCGCTTCGGATCAGGCCCCCGACATCGTCGGGCCGGTCGGGTTTGACGGTTCGAACGCCTTCGCGGGCAACTATGCCGACCTGACCCCGTACATCGAAGCCAGCGGTTACGACCTTGGCCAGTTCGATCCGGCTGCAGTCGCCAACTACTATGTTGAAGGCGAAGGCCAGATCGGTCTGCCGTTCGCGACGTTCCCATCGTTCGTTTACTATCGCCCGGCACTGTTCGACGAGGCCGGTCTCGCTTACCCGCCGACCGAATACGGCCAGCCGTATGTTGCCGCCGATGGCACCGAAATGCCGTGGGATACCGCAGCAGTCCGTGAGCTCGGTATGCAGTTGAGCGTTGACGCCAATGGCGCCGATGCCTCGATGGAAGAGTTCGATCCGGAGCAGCAGGTTCAGTGGGGTTTCGTTGATCAGTGGAACGAGCCGCGCGGCGAATCAAGCATCTTCGGCGGTAACGGTGTCGTGAACGCAGACGGCGACGCTGAACTGTCGTCGGCCTGGTACGATGGTTTCAACTGGTTCTACAACGGCATCTGGACCGATCACTTCATCCCGAACGCGGCGCAGGACGGCAGCGACACGCTGGCAGCCGGCAACGCATTCTCGTCGGGCAACGTTGCGATGGCGCGCAGCCACCTGTGGTACACCTGCTGCCTCGGTGAGGCCGGCGAGTGGGAAATCGCCCCGATGTTCTCCTACAACGGCGTCGTGACCGCCAAGCTGCACGGCGACACCTTCCGTATGATGAAGCAGAGCAAGAACCCCGAAGCGGCGTTCACCGTTCTGTCCTACCTGCTGGGCGACGCAGCCCCGTCCCTGCTCCAGGTTTACGGCGGTATGCCCGCTCGCGCCTCGGACACCGAAGCCTTCTTCGCGACGCTGGCCGAACGCTATCCGTTCGTCGAGAACTGGCACATCGTGGCCGAGAGCATCGCGTTCGCTGAGAACCCGAACCACGAGTCGTACATGCCGAACTACCTGAAGGCCAAGGATCGCATCGGTGCGTTCCAGACCCTGTACCGTGGCACCCCCGATCTCGACATCGTCGCCGAACTGGACCTGCTGCAGGCTGACCTGCAAGCGATCTTCGACGAAGTCGAATAA
- a CDS encoding DinB family protein → MRATKTRDFAWRTLDVEHTAIRGLLDALSEDEMTRPNTIQYGLYSDQELSFKDLLAHLICYEAYSLEALEEWRSGRKHWIIDGFRSGKEDLRVHYEGISVRRPHSLAQVLNEWDRTQSGLVAAIMEMTDTDWKSAAPFKNDYPLDQGGMFEIILCVPPRPPYRHLPVHIPDPDAYVRKLRNGT, encoded by the coding sequence ATGCGCGCGACAAAGACACGAGATTTCGCCTGGCGGACGCTGGATGTCGAACATACGGCGATCCGGGGGCTGCTGGACGCGCTGAGCGAAGACGAAATGACGCGGCCCAATACCATCCAGTACGGATTGTATTCGGATCAGGAGCTGTCGTTCAAAGACCTACTGGCACACCTGATTTGCTATGAAGCGTATTCGCTGGAAGCGCTGGAGGAATGGCGCTCGGGACGCAAGCATTGGATCATCGACGGTTTTCGCAGCGGTAAAGAGGACTTGCGAGTCCACTATGAGGGGATCTCCGTGCGGCGCCCGCATTCACTGGCACAAGTCCTGAACGAATGGGACCGCACACAGTCGGGATTGGTCGCAGCGATCATGGAAATGACCGATACCGACTGGAAGAGCGCAGCGCCGTTCAAGAACGACTATCCGCTGGATCAGGGCGGGATGTTCGAGATCATCCTATGCGTGCCGCCGCGCCCACCCTACCGGCATCTGCCGGTGCATATCCCAGACCCAGACGCGTATGTGCGAAAGCTGCGGAATGGTACCTAG
- a CDS encoding DUF4432 family protein, with translation MHDPVNWDESLLARYSADMRQFVGARDITLNGMRALHLYNAAGLELLVLPDRGFDIWDARFKGLPLTWLAPGSPFPPDWGADWLRQFNGGLLTTCGLTHVGPPEIDDLTGEKSGIHGNYTRLRAGNYAVDPAWEFSQPEDEVNYYELRYSATIRDTSLFGPQLTLKRTYYLSLQNADIGIRDYITNVGDSPAPLMLLYHFNLGFPLVREGVKLHSSGNVYPRDAAARAGLDVSEEYSAPTANYREQVFYHHLRVENSEAKHAHILIGDDSLALHLMWDTDTLPYFTQWKNTRQRQYVNGIEPGNCIPEGRNSARKSGRLKMLEPGESVGTYLCLTVLDTAEQIAVCRDRIESLTADGQPIPACKLDDFAPYKE, from the coding sequence ATGCACGATCCGGTCAACTGGGATGAAAGCCTGCTGGCGCGTTACAGCGCCGACATGCGTCAATTTGTCGGCGCGCGTGACATCACGCTCAACGGCATGCGCGCGCTGCATCTGTATAACGCCGCTGGCCTGGAACTGCTCGTCCTGCCTGACCGGGGTTTCGACATCTGGGATGCGCGTTTCAAAGGGCTGCCCTTAACCTGGCTGGCGCCGGGTTCGCCATTCCCGCCGGATTGGGGCGCGGATTGGCTGCGTCAGTTCAACGGCGGCCTGCTCACCACCTGCGGTTTGACTCACGTCGGTCCGCCTGAAATCGACGACCTCACGGGCGAAAAATCCGGCATCCACGGTAACTACACTCGCCTCCGCGCTGGGAACTATGCAGTCGATCCGGCGTGGGAGTTCAGCCAGCCGGAAGATGAAGTCAATTACTACGAACTCCGCTATTCGGCCACGATACGGGACACATCGCTCTTTGGTCCGCAGCTGACCCTTAAGCGCACTTACTATCTCAGCCTGCAGAATGCAGATATCGGTATCCGAGATTACATCACGAACGTCGGTGACAGCCCCGCGCCCTTGATGCTGCTGTATCACTTCAACCTCGGCTTTCCGCTGGTGCGCGAGGGCGTCAAGTTGCACTCATCGGGTAACGTGTATCCGCGCGATGCCGCCGCCCGCGCCGGCCTCGACGTGTCGGAGGAGTACAGCGCGCCGACGGCCAATTACCGCGAGCAAGTTTTTTATCATCACCTGCGCGTGGAGAACAGCGAAGCGAAACACGCGCATATTCTGATCGGCGACGACTCGCTTGCATTACATCTCATGTGGGATACAGATACGCTTCCGTATTTCACCCAATGGAAGAACACACGCCAGCGCCAGTACGTCAACGGCATCGAACCCGGTAACTGCATCCCCGAAGGCCGCAATTCGGCGCGTAAATCCGGCCGCCTCAAAATGCTCGAGCCAGGAGAGTCGGTTGGCACATACTTGTGCCTCACGGTCTTAGACACTGCGGAACAAATCGCGGTGTGTCGGGATCGCATCGAATCCCTCACGGCTGACGGCCAGCCAATCCCCGCCTGCAAACTTGACGATTTCGCCCCGTATAAGGAGTAA
- a CDS encoding LacI family DNA-binding transcriptional regulator, with protein sequence MTENTNPQDARRALNLEDIGAKAGVSRSTVSRVINNDPNVSDATRIKVMRVIDAMGYVPNLAARALVTRRTQVVGVVIPQRLTTIFNEPYYFPALLHGISTVFNARDYSMMLWVEEDNHDPQRFYDRIVRNRLIDGLIVASISQKSLFVTKMAEVDMPLVLTERPPEALAHHSYVTIDNLVAAQRAVTHLIRLGRRKIGHITGDMTNPDANERLEGYRAALQDAGFASDPGLIVEGNFSRQSGYHGAKVLLARGVDAVFAANDQAALGVLDALHESKRRVPEDVAVVGFDDLPAASTSTPSLTSVRQPVEDRGSRAAQLLLDTIEGVERDVRHVLLPTELVIRQSCGAHLSLGTSRGRLTLVSAGE encoded by the coding sequence ATGACCGAAAATACGAACCCCCAGGACGCAAGACGCGCGCTCAACCTCGAAGACATCGGGGCGAAGGCTGGCGTTTCGCGTTCAACGGTGTCCCGCGTCATCAACAATGATCCCAACGTAAGCGACGCCACCCGAATCAAGGTGATGCGGGTCATCGACGCCATGGGGTATGTGCCGAACCTGGCCGCGCGCGCGCTGGTCACACGGCGCACCCAGGTGGTAGGCGTGGTCATCCCACAACGTCTGACCACGATCTTCAACGAGCCGTATTACTTCCCCGCCCTGCTGCACGGCATCTCGACAGTGTTCAATGCACGGGACTATTCGATGATGCTGTGGGTGGAAGAAGACAACCATGATCCGCAGCGCTTCTATGACCGGATCGTGCGCAACCGGCTGATCGACGGCCTGATCGTGGCGTCCATCAGCCAGAAGAGCCTATTCGTGACCAAGATGGCGGAAGTGGATATGCCGCTGGTCCTGACCGAACGGCCGCCGGAAGCCCTGGCGCATCACAGCTATGTCACGATTGACAACCTGGTCGCAGCGCAGCGGGCGGTGACGCATCTGATCCGCTTAGGGCGGCGCAAGATCGGGCACATCACAGGCGATATGACCAATCCGGACGCGAACGAGCGTCTGGAAGGGTATCGCGCGGCACTGCAGGACGCGGGGTTCGCGTCTGACCCGGGGCTGATCGTCGAGGGCAATTTCTCGCGGCAGAGCGGGTATCACGGAGCGAAAGTATTGCTGGCACGCGGCGTGGATGCCGTGTTCGCAGCAAATGACCAGGCAGCATTAGGGGTGCTGGACGCGCTGCACGAATCAAAGCGGCGTGTACCGGAAGACGTGGCAGTGGTGGGGTTCGATGACCTGCCGGCGGCGTCAACGAGCACACCATCGCTGACGTCGGTGCGGCAACCGGTAGAAGACCGGGGGTCGCGGGCGGCGCAACTGCTGCTGGATACGATTGAGGGCGTCGAGAGAGATGTCCGCCACGTGCTGCTGCCGACCGAACTGGTGATTCGCCAGTCGTGCGGGGCGCACCTTTCACTTGGCACTTCGCGGGGGCGGCTCACGCTGGTCTCCGCTGGTGAGTAG
- a CDS encoding carbohydrate ABC transporter permease has translation MATQTTAARQAPYINTAPGYSYQLRRVTAYASVTLFASLLLMAFLLPFAYGAATSLKTKDQVVAGTILPTSPRTFEYEGEPRSIYKVPLDDGSVRELALVTPGRRETTFIDPTNADAGLITWQGNWRGLELVEFLDPQFGNYEEVFRRVNYPLLLRNTVAIASIGVVGTLFSSIVVAYGFVRFPIPGKRLLLLLLIGTIILPRQVTLVPTYSFFSTLGWKGTWLPLLVPHFFANAYNVFLLRQYFMTLPRELDEAAMLDGAGPIQILLRVIIPQSWPVIVSVALFHLVFAWNDYFDPLLYLMGKPDLMPISIGIQQFNYIYDQQPHLIQATALLTLVVPLVIFLMSQKVFMRGIVITGVDK, from the coding sequence ATGGCGACACAGACGACTGCGGCGCGACAAGCCCCGTATATCAACACCGCTCCCGGCTATTCCTATCAACTCCGGCGTGTTACGGCATACGCGAGCGTTACGCTGTTCGCCAGCCTGTTGCTGATGGCATTCCTGCTGCCGTTCGCATACGGCGCTGCAACTTCACTCAAGACGAAGGACCAAGTCGTCGCAGGGACGATTTTGCCGACGTCGCCGAGAACCTTCGAATATGAGGGGGAACCCCGGAGCATCTACAAGGTGCCGCTGGATGATGGCAGCGTGCGAGAACTGGCGCTGGTGACGCCGGGACGGCGCGAAACCACGTTCATCGATCCGACCAACGCGGATGCCGGGCTGATCACGTGGCAAGGGAACTGGCGCGGCCTGGAACTGGTCGAGTTCCTTGACCCGCAGTTCGGAAACTACGAAGAAGTCTTCCGGCGGGTGAACTATCCGCTGCTGCTGCGTAATACGGTTGCGATCGCCTCGATTGGCGTGGTGGGGACGCTGTTTTCGTCGATTGTGGTCGCGTACGGGTTCGTGCGGTTCCCGATCCCCGGAAAGCGCCTGCTGCTGCTCCTGCTGATTGGCACGATCATTCTGCCGCGGCAGGTCACGCTGGTACCGACCTATTCGTTCTTCTCAACGCTGGGCTGGAAAGGCACGTGGCTACCGCTTCTCGTGCCACACTTCTTCGCCAATGCGTACAACGTGTTCCTTTTGCGCCAATACTTCATGACGCTGCCGCGTGAATTGGACGAAGCGGCAATGCTTGATGGCGCGGGTCCGATCCAAATCCTGCTGCGCGTGATCATCCCGCAGTCGTGGCCGGTGATCGTGTCGGTGGCGCTGTTCCATCTGGTGTTCGCGTGGAACGATTACTTCGACCCTCTCCTGTACCTGATGGGCAAGCCCGATCTGATGCCCATTTCGATCGGCATTCAGCAGTTCAATTACATCTACGATCAGCAGCCACACCTGATCCAGGCGACAGCACTGCTCACACTTGTGGTGCCGCTGGTGATCTTCCTAATGTCGCAGAAGGTGTTTATGCGCGGCATCGTGATCACCGGCGTGGATAAGTAG
- a CDS encoding sugar ABC transporter permease: protein MAMFQLERESLKQSGIGTRSMVRRQVRWGWFFISPWIIGFLIFTVVPMIASLGYSFTNFDLDQPDKIEYVGLDNYVRLFSDPNVGISLRATLKFSLIALPLAIVLPIGLAWLLNSKYLIGKPIFRTLFYMPYIVPLVSGAYIWSGVLNSESGWVNRILESVGVPGPNWMQSVDWIYPALNIIGLWGIGNAMLISMAAMQGVPTELYDAAAVDGTSGWGRFRHITLPMISPVVFYNLVLSVIGLFRYFEVPFILKEGTGDPGNATLFYNIYFYKTAINQQNMGYGSTLAWLLFALAFTVTVMLFYTSKYWVFYAGGGQD, encoded by the coding sequence ATGGCGATGTTTCAATTAGAGCGCGAGTCCCTTAAGCAATCGGGAATCGGCACCCGTTCGATGGTGCGGCGTCAGGTCCGCTGGGGATGGTTCTTCATCTCACCGTGGATCATTGGCTTCCTGATTTTCACCGTAGTGCCGATGATTGCATCCCTGGGATATTCATTCACCAATTTCGACCTCGACCAACCGGATAAGATCGAGTACGTCGGGCTGGACAATTATGTGCGGCTGTTCAGCGATCCGAACGTAGGCATTTCGCTGCGCGCGACGCTGAAGTTTTCGCTGATCGCGCTGCCGCTGGCGATTGTCCTGCCAATCGGGCTGGCGTGGCTGCTGAACAGCAAGTACCTGATCGGCAAACCGATCTTCCGTACGCTGTTCTACATGCCGTATATCGTGCCGCTAGTTTCTGGCGCGTATATCTGGAGCGGCGTGCTAAACAGCGAGAGTGGCTGGGTAAACCGGATACTCGAGTCGGTAGGGGTTCCCGGGCCAAACTGGATGCAGAGCGTGGACTGGATCTACCCGGCGCTGAACATTATCGGCCTGTGGGGGATCGGCAACGCGATGCTGATTTCGATGGCGGCGATGCAGGGCGTGCCGACCGAACTTTACGATGCGGCAGCCGTGGACGGCACATCGGGTTGGGGGCGATTCCGGCACATCACCCTGCCGATGATCTCCCCAGTCGTTTTCTACAACCTCGTGCTGAGCGTGATCGGCCTGTTCCGGTACTTTGAAGTCCCGTTCATCCTGAAGGAAGGCACGGGAGACCCCGGCAATGCGACGCTGTTCTACAACATCTATTTCTATAAAACGGCGATCAACCAGCAAAACATGGGTTACGGGTCGACACTGGCGTGGTTACTGTTCGCCCTGGCTTTCACTGTGACGGTCATGCTGTTCTATACCTCTAAGTATTGGGTGTTCTATGCCGGCGGAGGCCAAGACTAA
- a CDS encoding GTP-binding protein produces the protein MTPVPLTIVTGFLGAGKTTLLNRILTASHGLRIAVLVNDFGAVNIDAQMIVNVEGETYSLSNGCICCTIRDDLVRAVLDVLNRPEPPEYIIIETSGVSDPLEVALTLRPINAIAIDSILTVIDAEQIVSLDRQYAVLAMNQVGMADIVILNKVDLVDSAGLEKARAYIRRVMPNSRVIETTHAQVPLPLILNVGAFDAARLAARLPEDIHVHDVDAPAGHDHPHPDHALAFSTWTYTNPHAMSLNALRRLVENLPPTIYRAKGTCYLADEPDRPAALQVVGKRASLTIEDGAWAGRMPLNQIVFIASHGGIDPDELNSQLEACWVENAPRNELERITNSALAWLRRIRQAEK, from the coding sequence ATGACTCCCGTTCCGCTCACGATCGTCACCGGCTTTCTCGGTGCCGGCAAGACAACCCTCTTGAACCGTATCCTTACCGCCAGCCACGGCTTGCGCATCGCCGTTCTGGTCAACGATTTCGGCGCCGTCAATATCGACGCGCAGATGATCGTCAACGTCGAAGGCGAAACCTACAGCCTCTCCAATGGCTGCATCTGCTGTACCATCCGCGACGATCTCGTCAGGGCCGTCCTCGATGTTCTCAACCGTCCGGAACCGCCCGAATACATCATCATCGAGACCAGCGGCGTATCCGATCCGCTCGAAGTCGCACTGACGCTCCGGCCCATCAACGCCATCGCGATTGACAGCATCCTCACCGTCATCGACGCCGAACAGATCGTGTCCCTCGACCGGCAGTACGCCGTTCTTGCCATGAATCAGGTCGGGATGGCCGACATCGTCATCCTCAACAAAGTCGATTTGGTCGATTCCGCCGGCCTCGAAAAAGCCCGCGCCTATATCCGGCGGGTCATGCCCAATTCTCGCGTCATCGAAACCACCCATGCGCAGGTTCCGCTCCCTCTGATCCTCAACGTCGGGGCATTCGACGCGGCTCGGCTCGCCGCCCGCCTCCCGGAGGATATTCACGTTCACGACGTCGATGCCCCCGCCGGCCACGATCACCCGCATCCCGACCACGCGTTGGCTTTTAGCACCTGGACCTATACCAACCCCCATGCGATGTCTTTGAACGCGCTGCGCCGCCTCGTCGAAAACTTGCCCCCCACCATCTACCGCGCCAAAGGCACCTGTTATCTCGCGGATGAGCCTGATCGGCCGGCCGCCCTCCAGGTCGTGGGCAAGCGCGCCTCCCTCACGATTGAGGACGGCGCGTGGGCCGGCCGCATGCCGCTCAATCAAATCGTATTCATCGCCTCTCACGGCGGAATTGACCCCGATGAGTTAAATTCCCAGCTAGAGGCTTGCTGGGTTGAGAACGCTCCCAGGAATGAGCTTGAGCGTATTACGAATTCCGCGCTGGCCTGGCTGCGGCGCATTAGACAAGCGGAGAAGTAA